The Styela clava chromosome 13, kaStyClav1.hap1.2, whole genome shotgun sequence genome has a window encoding:
- the LOC120333463 gene encoding uncharacterized protein LOC120333463, with protein MARGFDGNIQSGKPKRKRILLPHSDDNVTVARKVRKITLDESSKNIEVEDAAPEHRTCIICGLREARASFVCCFPMPVLCLECEMDFEYCPNCRLNFTHQHRR; from the exons ATGGCCAGAGGTTTTGACGGGAATATACAATCAGGGAAACCGAAACGAAAAAGGATATTGTTGCCTCATTCAGATGACAACGTGACTGTCGCAAG GAAAGTCAGAAAAATCACATTAGATGAAtcttcaaaaaatattgaagttgAAGATGCAGCACCCGAACATAGAACTTGTATAATATGCGGCTTACGAGAAGCAAGGGCTTCCTTCGTATGCTGCTTCCCTATGCCTGTATTATGCCTCGAATGTGAAATGGACTTTGAATACTGCCCTAACTGTAGACTTAATTTTACACACCAACACAGAAGATGA